One window of the Chelonoidis abingdonii isolate Lonesome George chromosome 3, CheloAbing_2.0, whole genome shotgun sequence genome contains the following:
- the LOC142046519 gene encoding peptidase E-like has protein sequence MKESMKVLFEDLIRIMEAGVKGTGLSLSGFSFSSASEYVIFEAVTSPQLPPSSIKDIIVGEFDFTNFFTLLFTSLLSDSFKRHQSHLWHHKLSFLLQCCFILQDGIPYMESSAGTNVASISISTTSDMPIMYLPSLQVLGLVPFNISPHYLDPDVNSTHMGETRAEWILQYHEELYCANLSILKVMNSQLTRISRFGAQMTAWGFISCQIQGLGEGAMLLVEGDKATLQGVTEARLFLRGEKPTEHEPGTDFSFLLIVTPRSPDLSCSETPDAKGR, from the exons ATgaaagaaagcatgaaggtgctctTTGAAGACTTAATAAGAATCATGGAGGCTGGTGTCAAAG GCACAGGATTGAGTTTATCTGGATTCAGTTTCAGCTCTGCCTCAGAGTATGTAATTTTTGAGGCAGTTACTTCACCTCAACTTCCCCCATCTAGCATTAAAGATATTATAGTTGGGGAGTTTGACTTCACCAATTTTTTTACCTTACTTTTTACATCCCTTCTCTCAGACAGTTTCAAAAGGCATCAGTCTCATCTCTGGCATCACAAACTGAGTTTCCTATTACAGTGCTGCTTTATCTTGCAGGATGGAATTCCATACATGGAGTCCAGTGCAGGAACTAACGTAGCCTCTATCAGCATCAGCACAACCAGTGACATGCCAATCATGTACCTACCTTCTCTGCAGGTCCTTGGATTGGTTCCTTTTAACATCAGCCCCCACTATTTGGATCCAGATGTTAACAGCACTCACATGGGT GAGACTCGTGCGGAGTGGATACTTCAGTATCATGAGGAACTGTACTG TGCT AACCTGTCAATCCTCAAAGTGATGAATTCCCAGTTAACTCGGATCTCTCGTTTTGGAGCGCAAATGACAGCTTGGGGTTTTATTTCTTGTCAAATTCAGGGTTTGGGTGAAGGAGCAATGTTACTAGTGGAAGGAGACAAAGccaccctgcaaggagtaactgAAGCAAGGTTGTTTTTGAG AGGTGAGaaaccaactgaacatgagccTGGAACAGATTTCAGTTTCCTCCTGATAGTAACTCCCAGAAGCCCTGACCTTTCCTGCAGTGAAACACCAGATGCTAAAGGAAGATAG